In Erigeron canadensis isolate Cc75 chromosome 7, C_canadensis_v1, whole genome shotgun sequence, one DNA window encodes the following:
- the LOC122607242 gene encoding sister chromatid cohesion protein PDS5 homolog B-B-like, which produces MAASGSQLSKSQIQIMKTSIMLLNLPSSNAQIVDVLEQMEQILSGVKQSPSKSMLQVLDPISKALIAQELVIHPDMNVNISVACCICEIMRIMAPEYPYSNKQMKHFFEMVVSTFEKLSSASGGCYKKMAKVLKIFRKYRLCVLILDIDLDGCELIVRLFKHFLTFADSNSSAIVYEMEKIMTMIIEESKELKHELQCNVVASVKRNNQITSHVCWQLGEKVLMNCAAQLKPDLPEMGRDMSIALYDYSKMVVHICKTASENYNTVANKMIPYTTEILNLGKDTTNRRKLECIKTVRHFQQGPEDSKKDEKITLSFDDPSMPSKSGTELKVQNAREIILRGRKI; this is translated from the exons ATGGCTGCTTCAGGGTCTCAATTAAGTAAATCCCAGATCCAGATTATGAAAACTTCAATTATGTTACTAAACCTACCTTCTTCAAATGCTCAAATTGTTGATGTTTTGGAG CAAATGGAGCAAATTCTATCTGGGGTGAAGCAATCGCCTTCCAAATCCATGCTTCAAGTACTGGATCCAATATCCAAGGCACTGATTGCTCAAGAACTGGTGATACATCCTGACATGAATGTGAATATCTCAGTTGCATGTTGCATCTGTGAGATCATGAGGATTATGGCACCAGAATACCCATATAGCAATAAACAAATGAAG CATTTCTTTGAAATGGTCGTAAGCACGTTCGAGAAACTATCTTCTGCATCTGGTGGATGCTATAAGAAGATGGCTAAAGTTCTCAAAATATTTCGCAAGTACAGATTGTGTGTGCTGATACTGGACATAGACTTGGATGGATGTGAACTAATAGTTCGACTATTCAAACATTTTTTAACCTTTGCCGA CTCGAATTCGTCTGCTATCGTATACGAGATGGAGAAAATTATGACCATGATCATAGAGGAAAGTAAGGAGCTCAAGCATGAGCTTCAATGTAATGTAGTTGCAAGTGTGAAAAGGAATAATCAG ATTACTTCACATGTTTGTTGGCAACTAGGGGAAAAGGTTCTCATGAACTGTGCTGCTCAGCTAAAACCAGATCTGCCAGAAATGGGACGAGATATGAGCATTGCTCTTTATGATTATTCGAAGATGGTTGTACATATCTGCAAAACTGCATCAGAAAATTACAATACG GTGGCTAACAAAATGATTCCATATACGACTGAGATACTCAATTTGGGGAAAGATACAACTAACAGGAGAAAACTTGAGTGCATCAAGACTGTAAGGCATTTTCAACAAGGCCCTGAAGATTCAAAGAAAGATGAGAAGATAACTCTTTCATTCGATGATCCATCAATGCCATCCAAATCTGGAACAGAACTAAAGGTACAAAATGCCAGAGAAATAATACTCCGTGGAAGAAAAATATAA
- the LOC122608035 gene encoding uncharacterized protein LOC122608035: MYYPGVVQFFDNINKRHKVLYDDGDEELLDLKWENWELVENACPMLDYGEQTPRGRVKRGSHGEAHFACENGRRKKVSSSKFSEICVMGLEAFSSPHQSHSEKQRSHGHINLACGNGRRRKISSSQSPESRVMGLKSPCSLHESHSQNRRSLKPIHLTLGNGRRRKVSSSQSPEICILGLKASSPLHESTKAREPFKYSLQKRKANTV; encoded by the exons AT GTATTACCCGGGAGTTGTTCAATTCTTTGACAATATAAACAAGAGGCACAAG GTGTTGTATGATGATGGAGATGAAGAACTCTTAGATCTCAAGTGGGAAAATTGGGAGTTAGTTGAAAATGCATGTCCTATGTTGGATTAT GGTGAACAGACACCGCGTGGACGAGTAAAAAGAGGAAGCCATGGAGAAGCCCACTTTGCTTGTGAAAATGGAAGGCGTAAAAAGGTTTCATCTTCTAAATTTAGCGAGATTTGTGTCATGGGCCTCGAGGCATTTAGCTCACCTCATCAAAGTCATTCAGAAAAGCAAAGAAGCCATGGCCATATCAACCTGGCTTGTGGAAATGGAAGGCGTAGAAAGATTTCGTCTTCCCAATCTCCTGAAAGCCGTGTCATGGGCCTCAAGTCTCCGTGCTCACTTCATGAAAGTCATTCACAAAATCGTAGAAGCCTCAAACCAATCCACCTCACTTTGGGAAATGGAAGGCGTAGAAAGGTATCGTCTTCTCAATCTCCTGAAATCTGCATCCTGGGCCTCAAGGCTTCGAGCCCACTTCATGAAAGCACAAAAGCAAGGGAGCCATTCAAATATTCACTTCAGAAAAGGAAAGCAAATACCGTTTAG
- the LOC122607243 gene encoding protein PHLOEM PROTEIN 2-LIKE A1-like — protein MRSKYLSQEAAHTQQQSAISPTETASQNHENRLDTNTTATTTSSGHADVILNKNEKKNQAEKASSGNCFMVFARDITISFGDVPRYWQWPRVNETSDTMVEVAELRDVCWLQLVGKFEMGRLTPGIKYEVVFVVMIKAYNYGWYQPINIKLTLPDGSTQKHTEDFNKKPRSKWFEIRVGEFIVDAKKGGCVEFTMYEHGGHWKRGLVVKGVSIRPKF, from the exons atgAGATCCAAATATTTATCACAAGAAGCCGCACATACACAACAACAGAGTGCAATATCACCAACAGAAACCGCGTCACAAAATCATGAAAACCGTCTTGATACCAACACCACAGCTACAACTACAAGTTCGGGTCATGCTGATGTGATATTAAACAAAAACGAAAAG AAGAATCAGGCTGAAAAAGCATCGTCTGGCAACTGCTTCATGGTGTTTGCAAGGGATATCACTATCTCCTTTGGAGACGTGCCTCGCTATTGGCAATGGCCTCGTGTTAATGAAACAAG tGACACGATGGTGGAAGTTGCGGAATTGAGAGATGTTTGTTGGTTACAATTGGTTGGGAAATTTGAGATGGGCAGGCTAACTCCAGGAATCAAGTATGAGGTTGTATTTGTGGTGAtgataaaagcttataattacGGGTGGTACCAACCGATCAATATCAAACTCACTCTACCAGACGGAAGTACACAAAAGCACACAGAAGACTTCAACAAAAAACCGAGATCTAAGTGGTTTGAGATCCGAGTCGGGGAGTTTATAGTTGACGCAAAAAAGGGAGGATGTGTTGAGTTTACCATGTATGAACATGGTGGGCACTGGAAGAGAGGTTTAGTCGTTAAAGGTGTTTCCATTCGACCAAAATTTTAA